The Ciona intestinalis chromosome 9, KH, whole genome shotgun sequence genome contains the following window.
TGattgtatttaataatttaactaatttttcAATTGCTAGGTTTTCCTCCCACGTTTGGGCCCTCGTTTGTCAATTTTTATGGTTCACCAAGAGAGTTTTCGGAAATCAGGGATTCTTTGGAAGATTTGAACATAGGAAAGGCAAGTGGATTTAATAATGTAACCACCTGTGCCTAGtaaatacagtatataaaAACCGAACTTTGTGGTGCAGCTTTGacaaaataagttattttGTCTGACTTAGTTTAAATGTTGCAATAAAGACCATATAAATATGAAGTcacatgtatttttatttctgtgcttcAGGGAGAAGGTTGTGCATACAGGGGAAGGGCAATGGTGGAGCTGGTAACAACAATGGATGAAGAAGGTGTGGAACCCCCACCACCCACACAACCAATAGCAGATGAACAAGTAGCTATTGTGCAGGTAAGGAAACTTTATCCTTTGACATATTAATGTGGATTAGCAAATCTGACTTAAATTTGCAAATTCCCAAATTTTAGGCACTTTTAGACCATATGAAGCTTCATTTTATGTCCTATTTTAATTagtataagttttaaatgtacttAATGTGTTCCATGTGTATCACTGACAGAATAACCATAAAATGTGCAATCAAATTTCCTTTTTTCCTTTAGAAATACATGAGACGACGGCGGTACCGGTTAGTGGTTGGGTTCGAAAGTGCAAGTATGATAAGAAAACCAATGGAAAGAGTAGAATTTGAAGTTTCAATGGGAAATTATGGAAATAAATTTGATTCAGATGTTGGTGCTTCTTCTTCCACAACTGAGCCCGGCAATGCTGTGTTTGATGGTTTGtatatttctgtttgtttaataatataagcCAAAGttgttaaactattttataatcCTTTTCTGTGCTATTTAAGAGACTCCAACAAAATCATGATGGTTTTTCATACAGTATATTTTGCCACTATATAGGTGTACAGTACCATTACATGGCTTGGACATCTAAGAAACCAATCTTGATGGTGACTTCTCAGTGGGAGGATATCAGCTTCCGCCTTTATGCAATGAACCTTATCTTAAGAACTTGCGATCGCATGGTAGACCTTTTATACCTaatacagttgtttttttgtaaaatacttttagtGATTGGTATATTTTTGTTAGGAAACCCAAATAAACAGACTTAAACTGCTGATCAAACAAGATGCTGATGAAATTGAAATCGCTTCTGAGATTGTTTCTATTCTTGATATGCTAATAATGGAAACTTCGtaagtttagtttatttttactctGTTTAAAACGTGCAAGCTGCTTTTACAGGTATGAACAGGTTTGGTCACATCGTATTTAAGTAtggtaaacaataaataccAGCGGggcaaaataatacaaactgCCTACTAATGTTAAGAAAAACTTTTTCTGGTTTGAATGCTTTAGTTTGGTATATACTTTGTAGCAAAAAGTTGCCTGATCCACGTGGACGTACTGCTTCAAATCAACTAGATCGAAGAATACATCGTCAGCGTGTTCAGACTTTTATAACAATCTGTCAAGAGGCGAAACATCTTCGTCAGAATTGTACCGATGCACAGGAAGCTATTGCAGCAATTAATGATTTCTTGGAGAGACTGAATCTTGTGTCCTATGAGGTATAAATGTCTGCAACAAAAACTACCCAAacactgttgtttttctttgtttaacaatAAGATACTTTTTCCAGCCTCAAAACAGCTTTCCAGATGTTGTAATTTGGATGATAAGTGACAATGAAAGAGTTGCCTATGCAAGGTAATAGTTTTCTTTTGCTCAGAAAGAGTAACTACACAaatcaataaataatatacaccTATTTTATGCAGGATACCTGCATATGAAATATTATACGCATCTGAAAAGCCCGAATTTTGTGGACGTTACTGTTCTAAGCCGCACACTATCACATTAAAGGTTTGTAAATGACAAATTATGCCAGGTTATGTCAAAACCAAATATATGTAGATACCATCTTACTCTCACTTTTTTGAGATATCTGTTTTCTCATGTTTGTGTCATGCTATGCGCTATTAAGCACTTCATAGCTAATGATTCACAGTCACCCTTTTTTGTTCCCAGTATCCAACAGCAAATGTAAAGAGTAAGAAGCACTACAAAGTTCCGGGCCAGTTGCGTATCATAGCTTGGCTGGGAAGGGCAGCTGACCAGGAAAACTTTGAATTTCACTCCAGAGGACAAATTTCAGTTTATGCAGACACGGTAATGTAACTTCACACTGTTTGAGTTTCTGTAATTTCTAACCTACTACTATAATTTCAGTTTGAAACAGAGACCAAGATACCTGTAAGAGGCTGGGGTCCAGATGGGTACACAGACATTACAGGAGATGTGAGTGCTTTAAAATTTACGAACGGATTGTAATAGCAACATTATTTAACCAATAAGCTGCATCACTGAAAGCCTGCATCATAATGTTCTACTAATATGAACTTTGTTAGTGTATTCCAAGAGTCAAATATAAGTTAGAGTTGTATCACTGTTAAGTATTATACTGTAGATCCCTCTGGAGAAGTCAGCATTCAGTTGTCCGCCTGGGTGGGAATGGGATGGAGACTGGAAGATAAATTCTGAACTTGCTTTACTTTATGACACCTCTCAAGGACATATGCATGTGCTAGAGGTAGTGTTACAATGCTAACATATTCGTTgcaatatttacaataatCCTAGTGTCATACCAAGTCTTGTATTAtctattttgaaacatttatatacacaTGTCTAATAACATTTACTAATCTTTCGTTTTAGGATGCATTCGAGTTTCAGTATCGCTTTCCTGCAGGAGCCTGGGAACcagaaaaaatgacaaatgGTAAAAATGAGGATATACCTCAGTTGTCTTCCATTACAGTTCCTGAAGGTTGGGAGTGGGAGAGTGAATGGACTGTGGACACCAACAGAGCATGTGATGAAGATGGTATGTTGGATCTAACCTTTATGGGCTTAGAATCCTATTATGCAGTATTTCAACTTTTGTGtttatagtaaaaaatgtATCTAGTTGTTATTTAACCATTACAAGGGTGGGAGTATTCTGCCCCTGATGATGACACTGCTGGAGAAATCGCTTGGGGGACAATAGAAAAGACATATCATACATCCAGAAGAAGAAGATTAGTTCGTAATAGAGTTTGCATCGaccaaaaagtatttaaaaaagcaGAGGTAGGTTGTGAGCTTATTTGGAATAGCTAGgtagttataaaaaaatatattagcaGAATACAGGACCCTAAcagtgtttataaattaaataaataacctaATCGATTTAGAAAACTGAGGAGTTATTGGGAGAGGGTTGGGAGTATGCAACAACTATGTCAAGTCAATTCCACATCATGCCAAAGATGTTGGATCTTGTAAGGAGAAGAAGATGGGTCAGAAAGATGATCACCTCAGATATTAGAGGATCTGCAGCAATATTTAATCTGGATGTTTCAATAGTGGTAAGTTTTGAAATGTAGATGTTGTGTGGAAAAGGCAATAgctatttatatttgaattagAGTACGCCGTATACTAGTGAATAGAATGCCATGATTTAGGGGCAACAAAACAAGGTTAATAGTGTATACTTGTTTTTAGAGAGTTGACACTTCCAAATTAGGAAAAGAACCAATTACCCCTGCACAAGCTCCTCCAAGTCCAACAGGGTTAGAACCTTCAGGTTCACCAACTGAAACAGATGCTACTTCAGTACAAGATGATGATGGTTTgggtttttaacatatttttgtttgatttcagtttcttaatttaaaacaatgtatcACCagttacaaaacttatttacaaaaacttgCAGAGACGGTTGATGGAAAATCTGAAGCTGGAGGCAGCCAAGAAGCAGATGGAGAGGGGAAAACAGAGGGTGAAGGGGAGAAAACACCAGAAAagttaaagaaaaagaagtccaaaaagaagaaaataacTTTTGATCTCTCCCTTAAGTCAGgtgaaaaaacattaattggttgtttgttttttttattttatgaccTTTATGTCACTATTAGATCCTGAAAAGAAAAAGTCAAAGAAAAAGATACCAAAAATGCCATCTCCGAAAATCTATATTGTATATGAAGATTTATCTAAGCTGCATCTGCGAGCGTACATATACCAAGGAAGAGATTTACTTCCCATGGACCAGGATAGCTTTTCAGGTAAATCTACCTTTACCTGATAGATTCTAGGAAAACGATATTACACATTTTCTGTAATACAGATCCTGTGGCCATGGTGTCTTTTTTAAACCAGACGCGACGAACTGAGGTTTACAAACACAGTCTGAATCCAATCTGGGATCAGACGTTGATGGTTGACATTATGTTTTATGGTGATCTAGAGCACCTACAAAGAAACTGTCCAGATGTTGCAGTAGAGGTGTTTGATAGAGATGATGTGGTAAGTAGTAGActgagaataaaataaaaagagttAATACTAaactatataatttaaacattaactatataatttaaacattaacagtacaactttttttgtttatccaACTAACGTCAAAACCTTTAACAAAACCTAACAAAACCAAAACTGCTTACCCAActaaacccccaaaaaattgtttttcctAACTTTTTAACTAACTATTCTTCCagaaggaaaaaaataaaccaagttaTGACAGAGATGAAATGCTTAATAGTTTCATTATGGTCTAACACTTCACCCCATTTGTTTACTTGTTTAGATAGTTCGCAGTTTATTTGCACCATCAACAACATcttcaaagttaaaaactgATAGAACAAAACGTCCAGTTAATGTAAAACAAGCGTGaaatgttacttttgctactagatgtgtttattttcttttaaaattttatcctgattttgttttagtttatttgtaGTATGAATGATTTtctttaagtttataaaaaaacctGTCTTTGTGTTATGAAATACGGATTGTTTGATATAttgtacttttttattcaatattttggtattttataaaactgcatcatGTTTTGgagtttttattgaaatttattttatttaaaaaaagcatttagAGTGTTTAGAGTGTTCCAACCTTGCCTGAGTTATAAATCGGTTTCCCCCAGGGTTCACTGGAGTTTATGGGTAGAACTTCTGGCAAGCCgttattaaaatttgatcCAGAAGAAGATCAGATTCCTAAGCTGCAATGGTATTCTGTTAAAAAGGCAAATCAAGCTGGAGGAAGTGTCCTGGCAGCATTTGAACTAATTCTTGTAAGTAAAATCGGTAGATGTGTAAGTTAATTGGTATACATAGGCTTGGAAGGAGTTCTGTCCTATGTTTAGTGCTAAACTATTCAGTAACATCGTATTTGGCAGAAACATGATCAAAGAAAAATGCCATTGCCACCACCATGTAAAACAGATGTGCAAGTTCCTATGGTGCCGTTTGGTATTCGACCAGTACTACAGAGAACTGCTTTGGAGTTTTTAATATGGGGAGTTAGAAAAATGGAATCATTCAATTTGTTATCAGTGGATAGCCCAAGTGTTTTAATTCAAGTATGTATATTACTCAACACTCAGCATTGgtgaaataataatttgaaCATTTGTACCAAAATTAATGGGAGTTTTTTGGTAATGTTGTTTCTAGATTGGAGAGGTGGAAATAAGgacaaaaatcataaaaagtttaaagaaaaatcCCAACTTTTCTGATCCTATCTATTACATAGAAGCAGTAAGTGTTTGTAATATCATTCAGTTCACATTCATTCTCATGGGtcgaaatttttatttagaatCTTCCAGTTGATGACCTTTATTTCCCACCTATTGTGATAAGAGTAAAAGATAACAGAAAGTTTGGAAGGAGACCAACTGTAGGACAACACATTATCACAAACAGCCTTAACTATCGGATTAAACCTGGAGCTGAGGAACCACCTCCAGATGAAGGATATGGTAAGGTTATAATAAACTTGATGACCCAAAGACTGGTTTAGAATAGGATACCGTTTACCGTTAACACACGTCTGTATTAATACAGAGGAGACAGATGCTGCTACTTCTGACATTGCAATTGAGATTGATCCACCAAGTCCAGGAGGATTCCAACTGGTAAGTATACgcattataaacatttaaaaactcatTTACCAGCACCAAACtgtactaaatttaaaatttaaagtaaagtttGTCGAACAAAGCACTTATTAATGCTGATTTTAAACATAGGATTTCCTATCTGACTTAACTGGGTCTAAGCCAAAGAAAGCAGTGGTTAgtaaatagaaaatttaatttgctgTAGTTCTGTTTTTAAGATGATTAAATGCAGTGAAATTAGTAATTGACCATGCTAACCTTTATAACATGCATGTAAATTAACGCAACTGAAAGTAGTCAAAAATCATCATTTCATTCTTCATAATACACCTATATTGATCAGTCACCTTCTTTTTCATACTTATCACTAACTAGCATGTAAAGAAAGGTGAAAACACTAATAAGATTCAGATCATTTTTCTGTTGATTTGAAAATGCATGCGCTTTATATCATATCATTGTCACCACTGAAGATCGTGCCTGGGATCACCGGTTCTGGGGGCAGCTCAAAGACAAGTGACACAGAGGGTAGGAGCATACAATTGGATATCATTCAAGAAGAGGAAGAGAGACAACCACTGTTGTTATTTCATGAGCACACTAAGGTCCGATACACAAGTGGAGATGACTCTGTACAGATCATCGTTGACTCTGATGAGGAGTCAACGAGTGAGTTTTCTGAAACTTTAAGTAGCGAAAGTGAAGAAGGGCCAGGAGATAAAGTGAAGTCATTTGCCCTCTCACTCCGCACTCTCAGGGATGTAATTATTTCAAAGTTCAGAAAACGCCAGGATGAAAAGGTGGGAGTAATGAGGCAGATGTGACATGGGGGTGCTGTGAATGTTACTTTGAAGGATTTCTGCAAGAGGATGAACCTGGTTCAATGGATTGCTGGCTGCATggatcatatttttaatagcATGTGCTTGCTTGCCACATTTGGTTTTGCCATTCCTAATTTATAATTTGCACAGCATGCTTGAGTCTGTCTCAAAGCAAATGTGGTGATAATCTCTTTCTGTGATGATAGAAAATACGAGAGGATGAAATTGATTGGTGGTCTAAGTATTATGCTTCTATTGGGGAAACAGGAATGTATGGGAACTATGAAGAGA
Protein-coding sequences here:
- the LOC100178102 gene encoding myoferlin isoform X2, whose product is MPDVKIIVKSAELSQEQKIKSPFVTVSFKGSSKDTKTLKGVSPAWNQTLVFSLSTTPSASEQIKFEVYDDDGFLGIDKFLGRATCTYNALKLSKEKSLNLRNKKDAVIPGCSIVVGMPEEKPDEGEKKDTKRRGSTFGLFGKNKEEGAGDDGDGDGENVDEGVGDEVLSQSGDAPASTSGGVKRTDRSSLSQKVEDFQIRLKVICGRQLTGSNIKPVVKVKVGKTQAKITRIRKGSAPQWNEMLMFNFNESLRELYDYVFEFSVNNSRRLRSDALIGSFKFDVGSIYDQPGHAFVRKWLLLTDPDDPSNSPKGYLKITVCVLGAGDQPPDEKSGKDNDDDDVEGNLLTPAGASLRAANFTLRIYGAEDLPQMDSATLKGMKQKLLGGNEDFTKTLVDPFLTFTFAGKKRKTKIIKETNHPDWNEELNMPLKFPSMCDSIKLTIKDWDRVGCDDPIGTVIIPLSRISSTGEEANGAEVDEDDFEDSGGFPPTFGPSFVNFYGSPREFSEIRDSLEDLNIGKGEGCAYRGRAMVELVTTMDEEGVEPPPPTQPIADEQVAIVQKYMRRRRYRLVVGFESASMIRKPMERVEFEVSMGNYGNKFDSDVGASSSTTEPGNAVFDGVQYHYMAWTSKKPILMVTSQWEDISFRLYAMNLILRTCDRMETQINRLKLLIKQDADEIEIASEIVSILDMLIMETSKKLPDPRGRTASNQLDRRIHRQRVQTFITICQEAKHLRQNCTDAQEAIAAINDFLERLNLVSYEPQNSFPDVVIWMISDNERVAYARIPAYEILYASEKPEFCGRYCSKPHTITLKYPTANVKSKKHYKVPGQLRIIAWLGRAADQENFEFHSRGQISVYADTFETETKIPVRGWGPDGYTDITGDIPLEKSAFSCPPGWEWDGDWKINSELALLYDTSQGHMHVLEDAFEFQYRFPAGAWEPEKMTNGKNEDIPQLSSITVPEGWEWESEWTVDTNRACDEDGWEYSAPDDDTAGEIAWGTIEKTYHTSRRRRLVRNRVCIDQKVFKKAEKTEELLGEGWEYATTMSSQFHIMPKMLDLVRRRRWVRKMITSDIRGSAAIFNLDVSIVRVDTSKLGKEPITPAQAPPSPTGLEPSGSPTETDATSVQDDDETVDGKSEAGGSQEADGEGKTEGEGEKTPEKLKKKKSKKKKITFDLSLKSDPEKKKSKKKIPKMPSPKIYIVYEDLSKLHLRAYIYQGRDLLPMDQDSFSDPVAMVSFLNQTRRTEVYKHSLNPIWDQTLMVDIMFYGDLEHLQRNCPDVAVEVFDRDDVIVRSLFAPSTTSSKLKTDRTKRPVNGSLEFMGRTSGKPLLKFDPEEDQIPKLQWYSVKKANQAGGSVLAAFELILKHDQRKMPLPPPCKTDVQVPMVPFGIRPVLQRTALEFLIWGVRKMESFNLLSVDSPSVLIQIGEVEIRTKIIKSLKKNPNFSDPIYYIEANLPVDDLYFPPIVIRVKDNRKFGRRPTVGQHIITNSLNYRIKPGAEEPPPDEGYEETDAATSDIAIEIDPPSPGGFQLDFLSDLTGSKPKKAVIVPGITGSGGSSKTSDTEGRSIQLDIIQEEEERQPLLLFHEHTKVRYTSGDDSVQIIVDSDEESTSEFSETLSSESEEGPGDKVKSFALSLRTLRDVIISKFRKRQDEKKIREDEIDWWSKYYASIGETGMYGNYEESGLDLIKVYKNELEKQENFNHFSDFIQTFRLFRGKVEDEDEEPEFAGEFKGTFRIYTVPEDTKEVRPPRFFQNIPPTDAVEVKVRIYVVRASELAPQDSNGLADPYLKIKVGKKRILDRENYIPNTLDPTFGRMFELDLKLPMEKDLYVEVFDWDLIGTDDKIGETIIDLENRYLSKFKAWCALPETYCISGPCPWRDQMKPKEWLEQKCREQKWDEPVWNSNTCVMVAGKTYKLDDYEKDMKPCEHLGPADERLALHILRTFPHVPEHVETRPLFYDVLPNIEQGRLQMWVDMFPKEFGDPGLPYNIEPRKPSKYFLRMVVWNCSEIPMMDVSMLGDQMSDIYFKGWLSGLEHKRQKTDVHYRSLDGTGNFNWRFVFPFDYLPQERMVHVAKKEHLWSLDKTVTKFPPVLNIQVWDNDLIGANEYISEIVLPITNMPKCCKFQRFCTLENVPDMQGNCKNEMLNLFDQKMALKGWWPLYRVVDGVREQAGKLEMSVEILSAEEEEAKPAGQGRDEPNMNPKLEKPNRPATSFAWFSSPFKSLRYIIWRKYKWVILGVLGVLLLVAFIVLFFYSFPGAITKKIV
- the LOC100178102 gene encoding dysferlin isoform X5 gives rise to the protein MPDVKIIVKSAELSQEQKIKSPFVTVSFKGSSKDTKTLKGVSPAWNQTLVFSLSTTPSASEQIKFEVYDDDGFLGIDKFLGRATCTYNALKLSKEKSLNLRNKKDAVIPGCSIVVGMPEEKPDEGEKKDTKRRGSTFGLFGKNKEEGAGDDGDGDGENVDEGVGDEVLSQSGDAPASTSGGVKRTDRSSLSQKVEDFQIRLKVICGRQLTGSNIKPVVKVKVGKTQAKITRIRKGSAPQWNEMLMFNFNESLRELYDYVFEFSVNNSRRLRSDALIGSFKFDVGSIYDQPGHAFVRKWLLLTDPDDPSNSPKGYLKITVCVLGAGDQPPDEKSGKDNDDDDVEGNLLTPAGASLRAANFTLRIYGAEDLPQMDSATLKGMKQKLLGGNEDFTKTLVDPFLTFTFAGKKRKTKIIKETNHPDWNEELNMPLKFPSMCDSIKLTIKDWDRVGCDDPIGTVIIPLSRISSTGEEANGAEVDEDDFEDSGGFPPTFGPSFVNFYGSPREFSEIRDSLEDLNIGKGEGCAYRGRAMVELVTTMDEEGVEPPPPTQPIADEQVAIVQKYMRRRRYRLVVGFESASMIRKPMERVEFEVSMGNYGNKFDSDVGASSSTTEPGNAVFDGVQYHYMAWTSKKPILMVTSQWEDISFRLYAMNLILRTCDRMETQINRLKLLIKQDADEIEIASEIVSILDMLIMETSKKLPDPRGRTASNQLDRRIHRQRVQTFITICQEAKHLRQNCTDAQEAIAAINDFLERLNLVSYEPQNSFPDVVIWMISDNERVAYARIPAYEILYASEKPEFCGRYCSKPHTITLKYPTANVKSKKHYKVPGQLRIIAWLGRAADQENFEFHSRGQISVYADTFETETKIPVRGWGPDGYTDITGDIPLEKSAFSCPPGWEWDGDWKINSELALLYDTSQGHMHVLEDAFEFQYRFPAGAWEPEKMTNGKNEDIPQLSSITVPEGWEWESEWTVDTNRACDEDGWEYSAPDDDTAGEIAWGTIEKTYHTSRRRRLVRNRVCIDQKVFKKAEKTEELLGEGWEYATTMSSQFHIMPKMLDLVRRRRWVRKMITSDIRGSAAIFNLDVSIVRVDTSKLGKEPITPAQAPPSPTGLEPSGSPTETDATSVQDDDETVDGKSEAGGSQEADGEGKTEGEGEKTPEKLKKKKSKKKKITFDLSLKSDPEKKKSKKKIPKMPSPKIYIVYEDLSKLHLRAYIYQGRDLLPMDQDSFSDPVAMVSFLNQTRRTEVYKHSLNPIWDQTLMVDIMFYGDLEHLQRNCPDVAVEVFDRDDVIVRSLFAPSTTSSKLKTDRTKRPVNGSLEFMGRTSGKPLLKFDPEEDQIPKLQWYSVKKANQAGGSVLAAFELILKHDQRKMPLPPPCKTDVQVPMVPFGIRPVLQRTALEFLIWGVRKMESFNLLSVDSPSVLIQIGEVEIRTKIIKSLKKNPNFSDPIYYIEANLPVDDLYFPPIVIRVKDNRKFGRRPTVGQHIITNSLNYRIKPGAEEPPPDEGYEETDAATSDIAIEIDPPSPGGFQLIVPGITGSGGSSKTSDTEGRSIQLDIIQEEEERQPLLLFHEHTKVRYTSGDDSVQIIVDSDEESTSEFSETLSSESEEGPGDKVKSFALSLRTLRDVIISKFRKRQDEKKIREDEIDWWSKYYASIGETGMYGNYEESGLDLIKVYKNELEKQENFNHFSDFIQTFRLFRGKVEDEDEEPEFAGEFKGTFRIYTVPEDTKEVRPPRFFQNIPPTDAVEVKVRIYVVRASELAPQDSNGLADPYLKIKVGKKRILDRENYIPNTLDPTFGRMFELDLKLPMEKDLYVEVFDWDLIGTDDKIGETIIDLENRYLSKFKAWCALPETYCISGPCPWRDQMKPKEWLEQKCREQKWDEPVWNSNTCVMVAGKTYKLDDYEKDMKPCEHLGPADERLALHILRTFPHVPEHVETRPLFYDVLPNIEQGRLQMWVDMFPKEFGDPGLPYNIEPRKPSKYFLRMVVWNCSEIPMMDVSMLGDQMSDIYFKGWLSGLEHKRQKTDVHYRSLDGTGNFNWRFVFPFDYLPQERMVHVAKKEHLWSLDKTVTKFPPVLNIQVWDNDLIGANEYISEIVLPITNMPKCCKFQRFCTLENVPDMQGNCKNEMLNLFDQKMALKGWWPLYRVVDGVREQAGKLEMSVEILSAEEEEAKPAGQGRDEPNMNPKLEKPNRPATSFAWFSSPFKSLRYIIWRKYKWVILGVLGVLLLVAFIVLFFYSFPQIFSEEVGKLFFPVQQPTA
- the LOC100178102 gene encoding myoferlin isoform X6 encodes the protein MPDVKIIVKSAELSQEQKIKSPFVTVSFKGSSKDTKTLKGVSPAWNQTLVFSLSTTPSASEQIKFEVYDDDGFLGIDKFLGRATCTYNALKLSKEKSLNLRNKKDAVIPGCSIVVGMPEEKPDEGEKKDTKRRGSTFGLFGKNKEEGAGDDGDGDGENVDEGVGDEVLSQSGDAPASTSGGVKRTDRSSLSQKVEDFQIRLKVICGRQLTGSNIKPVVKVKVGKTQAKITRIRKGSAPQWNEMLMFNFNESLRELYDYVFEFSVNNSRRLRSDALIGSFKFDVGSIYDQPGHAFVRKWLLLTDPDDPSNSPKGYLKITVCVLGAGDQPPDEKSGKDNDDDDVEGNLLTPAGASLRAANFTLRIYGAEDLPQMDSATLKGMKQKLLGGNEDFTKTLVDPFLTFTFAGKKRKTKIIKETNHPDWNEELNMPLKFPSMCDSIKLTIKDWDRVGCDDPIGTVIIPLSRISSTGEEANGAEVDEDDFEDSGGFPPTFGPSFVNFYGSPREFSEIRDSLEDLNIGKGEGCAYRGRAMVELVTTMDEEGVEPPPPTQPIADEQVAIVQKYMRRRRYRLVVGFESASMIRKPMERVEFEVSMGNYGNKFDSDVGASSSTTEPGNAVFDGVQYHYMAWTSKKPILMVTSQWEDISFRLYAMNLILRTCDRMETQINRLKLLIKQDADEIEIASEIVSILDMLIMETSKKLPDPRGRTASNQLDRRIHRQRVQTFITICQEAKHLRQNCTDAQEAIAAINDFLERLNLVSYEPQNSFPDVVIWMISDNERVAYARIPAYEILYASEKPEFCGRYCSKPHTITLKYPTANVKSKKHYKVPGQLRIIAWLGRAADQENFEFHSRGQISVYADTFETETKIPVRGWGPDGYTDITGDIPLEKSAFSCPPGWEWDGDWKINSELALLYDTSQGHMHVLEDAFEFQYRFPAGAWEPEKMTNGKNEDIPQLSSITVPEGWEWESEWTVDTNRACDEDGWEYSAPDDDTAGEIAWGTIEKTYHTSRRRRLVRNRVCIDQKVFKKAEKTEELLGEGWEYATTMSSQFHIMPKMLDLVRRRRWVRKMITSDIRGSAAIFNLDVSIVRVDTSKLGKEPITPAQAPPSPTGLEPSGSPTETDATSVQDDDETVDGKSEAGGSQEADGEGKTEGEGEKTPEKLKKKKSKKKKITFDLSLKSDPEKKKSKKKIPKMPSPKIYIVYEDLSKLHLRAYIYQGRDLLPMDQDSFSDPVAMVSFLNQTRRTEVYKHSLNPIWDQTLMVDIMFYGDLEHLQRNCPDVAVEVFDRDDVGSLEFMGRTSGKPLLKFDPEEDQIPKLQWYSVKKANQAGGSVLAAFELILKHDQRKMPLPPPCKTDVQVPMVPFGIRPVLQRTALEFLIWGVRKMESFNLLSVDSPSVLIQIGEVEIRTKIIKSLKKNPNFSDPIYYIEANLPVDDLYFPPIVIRVKDNRKFGRRPTVGQHIITNSLNYRIKPGAEEPPPDEGYEETDAATSDIAIEIDPPSPGGFQLDFLSDLTGSKPKKAVIVPGITGSGGSSKTSDTEGRSIQLDIIQEEEERQPLLLFHEHTKVRYTSGDDSVQIIVDSDEESTSEFSETLSSESEEGPGDKVKSFALSLRTLRDVIISKFRKRQDEKKIREDEIDWWSKYYASIGETGMYGNYEESGLDLIKVYKNELEKQENFNHFSDFIQTFRLFRGKVEDEDEEPEFAGEFKGTFRIYTVPEDTKEVRPPRFFQNIPPTDAVEVKVRIYVVRASELAPQDSNGLADPYLKIKVGKKRILDRENYIPNTLDPTFGRMFELDLKLPMEKDLYVEVFDWDLIGTDDKIGETIIDLENRYLSKFKAWCALPETYCISGPCPWRDQMKPKEWLEQKCREQKWDEPVWNSNTCVMVAGKTYKLDDYEKDMKPCEHLGPADERLALHILRTFPHVPEHVETRPLFYDVLPNIEQGRLQMWVDMFPKEFGDPGLPYNIEPRKPSKYFLRMVVWNCSEIPMMDVSMLGDQMSDIYFKGWLSGLEHKRQKTDVHYRSLDGTGNFNWRFVFPFDYLPQERMVHVAKKEHLWSLDKTVTKFPPVLNIQVWDNDLIGANEYISEIVLPITNMPKCCKFQRFCTLENVPDMQGNCKNEMLNLFDQKMALKGWWPLYRVVDGVREQAGKLEMSVEILSAEEEEAKPAGQGRDEPNMNPKLEKPNRPATSFAWFSSPFKSLRYIIWRKYKWVILGVLGVLLLVAFIVLFFYSFPQIFSEEVGKLFFPVQQPTA